A DNA window from Camelina sativa cultivar DH55 chromosome 17, Cs, whole genome shotgun sequence contains the following coding sequences:
- the LOC104760011 gene encoding F-box protein At3g22700-like, whose amino-acid sequence MSDLPLDLVEEILSRVPATSVKRLRSTCKRWKAIFKDERFIEKHLSKAPKESMVLMLNGDRVCPVSVNLNIAPPAMEFEGALGLKDSQSSLEEVDIVDVFYCDGLLLCHTKDCRLVVWNPCLGETTWILGKTDDKVYSRFTLGYIQNNKSCRSYKILRGWGYFSKPQFEIYDFSSNSWRVLKDVGFDHAIDIQYHGYGSGASSSLKGNTYWVATDTKEHYEFVLCFDFTAERFKRLRLPVFQIHGEVTLSVGREEQLSALKRSSYISKIEMWVTNKKIDIESELLWSKSYIVDLPIFSYPFDIFTSLLIDAEKKVSLCCNICIVCGGNLVKIYTIGEDGEYYTETPIQGRVSHNSRPVIFNYVPSLFQFK is encoded by the coding sequence ATGTCTGACCTTCCGCTAGATTTGGTCGAGGAAATTCTTTCCAGGGTTCCAGCAACATCTGTGAAAAGGTTACGATCAACTTGCAAACGATGGAAAGCTATATTCAAAGATGAAAGATTCATTGAGAAGCACTTAAGTAAAGCACCAAAGGAGTCTATGGTTCTCATGTTGAATGGGGATAGGGTTTGTCCAGTGAGCGTCAATCTCAACATTGCTCCTCCTGCTATGGAGTTTGAAGGCGCACTTGGCCTTAAGGATTCCCAATCTAGTTTAGAAGAAGTTGACATAGTCGACGTTTTTTATTGCGATGGTTTGTTGTTATGCCACACCAAAGATTGTAGACTCGTGGTTTGGAATCCGTGTTTGGGAGAAACCACGTGGATCCTAGGCAAAACTGATGACAAGGTGTACTCTAGGTTTACTCTAGGAtatatccaaaacaacaaatcTTGTCGTAGCTACAAAATCTTAAGAGGGTGGGGTTATTTCAGTAAACCACAGTttgaaatatatgattttagctctaattcatggagggttcttaAAGACGTTGGTTTTGATCATGCCATAGATATACAATATCATGGTTACGGAAGTGGTGCATCATCGTCTTTGAAAGGAAATACTTATTGGGTTGCTACTGATACAAAAGAACATTATGAATTCgtactttgttttgattttacagcAGAGCGATTTAAACGTCTACGTCTTCCCGTATTTCAGATTCATGGTGAAGTGACTCTATCAGTTGGTAGAGAAGAACAGCTTTCGGCATTAAAACGGAGCTCTTATATATCAAAGATAGAGATGTgggtaaccaacaaaaaaattgatatagaATCAGAGTTGTTGTGGAGCAAATCCTATATAGTGGATTTACCTATTTTCAGTTATCCTTTTGACATTTTCACGAGTCTATTAATTGATGCGGAGAAGAAAGTGTCCTTGTGTTGTAATATATGTATAGTGTGCGGCGGGAACTTAGTAAAAATATACACTATTGGAGAGGACGGTGAATATTACACAGAAACCCCCATCCAAGGTCGGGTAAGCCATAATTCGAGGCCAGTTATTTTcaattatgttccaagtttattTCAATTCAAGTGA
- the LOC109129981 gene encoding putative F-box protein At1g53360, with the protein MKNNLEQQFSEGLVITPSSSSVREENSVSIPDDLLFDILSRVPGKSLARFRCVSKFWKSLLNRPDFTELYLTVGRRRILFFFTVNGESFVFSSPQPPNHNSTLVATNAMRLMAKYFPTRQCTELCGLVFLRRKKARVICNPVTGESISLPRVKATGVGKSYFGFDPISKQFKVLCMTWSRYGTPNTHRILTLENGKKRIWRTIPDPVLPHYSIDDEICINGVLYYVAYFPSDRSKCMVCFDFGLEKFSFIKLKPYMNYSTRQLTLFNYKGKLGVHQYIGSLHNERSGLYVLEDVGEHKWSKRICILPDIVYRDNRFVGMTATGEIVFSSWYKPFYIFFYNIENKTYTRIHIQGFEELLKPFQTFVQIFLDFVEDLKLV; encoded by the exons ATGAAAAATAATCTGGAGCAGCAGTTCTCAGAAGGTCTAGTGATAACACCCTCATCGAGCTCGGTAAGAGAAGAAAACTCAGTCTCAATCCCAGATGATCTTCTTTTTGATATACTTTCGAGAGTCCCGGGGAAGTCTTTAGCTAGGTTTCGTTGCGTATCCAAATTCTGGAAATCCCTACTTAACCGTCCTGATTTCACGGAGCTGTACCTGACTGTAGGTCGTCGACGaatccttttcttcttcacagTTAATGGAGAGTCATTTGTCTTCTCTTCGCCTCAACCTCCCAATCATAACTCTACTCTTGTAGCCACCAATGCAATGAGA CTCATGGCCAAATACTTTCCAACTCGTCAATGTACCGAGCTCTGCGGATTGGTCTTCCTTCGAAGAAAAAAAGCGCGGGTGATTTGTAACCCTGTCACTGGAGAGTCCATATCTTTACCCAGAGTGAAAGCGACGGGTGTTGGAAAAAGCTATTTCGGCTTTGATCCGATTAGCAAACAGTTCAAAGTGTTGTGCATGACATGGTCACGTTATGGAACACCCAACACTCATCGGATTTTGACTTTGGAGAATGGAAAAAAACGTATATGGAGGACGATCCCAGACCCAGTACTTCCCCATTATTCTATTGATGATGAAATATGCAtcaatggtgttttgtattacGTAGCTTATTTTCCAAGTGACCGTTCTAAATGTATGGTTTGCTTCGATTTTGGGCTTGAGAAATTCagctttattaaattaaaaccataCATGAACTACTCTACTCGGCAGCTAACTTTGTTCAATTACAAAGGTAAATTAGGTGTACATCAGTATATTGGTTCACTCCATAACGAAAGATCTGGGTTGTATGTTCTAGAAGATGTTGGAGAACATAAATGGTCCAAACGTATATGCATACTGCCAGACATAGTCTACCGTGATAACAGGTTTGTCGGAATGACGGCTACCGGAGAGATTGTGTTTTCGTCGTGGTATAAGCCTTTCTACATTTTCTTCTACAATATCGAGAACAAGACTTATACAAGAATCCATATTCAGGGATTTGAAGAGTTGCTTAAGCCTTTTCAAACTTTCGTTCAGATCTTTTTAGACTTTGTAGAGGATTTGAAGTTAGTCTAA
- the LOC104760009 gene encoding uncharacterized protein LOC104760009: MDRLPAPTYDNVISRLTGYDDRLQGYSVSSDASPHLAFNTSRSSNYQPHSRGNRGRGRGSYSTRGRDFHQQFSPAPPTRSAVNTNEKPVCQICGKRGHNAFECWYRFDEEYQQPAQPAINVAAFSALHITNVTEDNSWYPDSAATAHITSSTQRLKQAQPFHGSDMVMARDGNFLPITHVGSANLPSTSGNLPLNDVLVCPEIAKSLLSVSKLTKDYPCKV, translated from the coding sequence ATGGATCGGTTACCTGCACCTACATATGACAATGTGATATCTCGTCTCACTGGCTACGACGATAGGCTCCAAGGATACTCTGTCTCCTCCGATGCTTCACCACACCTCGCATTTAACACCTCAAGGTCTTCAAACTACCAACCCCACAGTCGTGGTAACAGAGGCAGAGGACGAGGGTCCTACTCAACTCGTGGTCGTGACTTTCATCAGCAATTCTCACCCGCTCCTCCTACCAGATCAGCTGTCAACACAAATGAAAAACCAGTGTGTCAAATCTGTGGCAAACGAGGTCATAATGCCTTTGAGTGTTGGTATCGATTCGATGAAGAATATCAACAACCTGCTCAACCTGCAATCAATGTAGCAGCCTTCTCTGCACTTCATATTACTAATGTTACAGAAGACAACAGCTGGTACCCTGACTCTGCTGCAACAGCCCACATCACCAGTTCTACTCAGCGTCTGAAGCAAGCTCAACCATTTCACGGGTCAGATATGGTCATGGCAAGAGATGGGAACTTCCTCCCTATTACTCATGTCGGCTCTGCTAATCTTCCTTCAACATCAGGTAACCTTCCTCTTAATGATGTCTTAGTGTGTCCTGAAATAGCGAAGTCCTTACTGTCAGTATCAAAATTGACTAAAGACTATCCATGCAAAGTTTAA
- the LOC104758684 gene encoding F-box protein At3g22700-like — MSDLPLDLVEEILSRVPATSVKRLRSTCKRWKAIFKDERFIEKHLSKAPKESMVLMLNGDRVCPVSVNLNVAPPAMEFEGALGLKDSQSSLEEVDIVDVFYCDGLLLCHTKDCRLVVWNPCLGETTWILGTTDDKVYSRFTLGYIQNNKSCRSYKILRWWGYFSTKQFEIYEFSSDSWRVLKDVGFDWAIDIQYHGYGSGASSSLKGNTYWVATDTKEHYEFVLCFDFTAERFKRLRLPVFQIHGEVTLSVGREEQLSALKRSFDRSKIEMWVTNKKIDIESELLWSKSYIVDLPIFSYPFDIFTSLLIDAEKKVSLCCNICVVCGGKLVEVYTIGEDGEYYTETPIQGRVSHNSRPVIFNYVPSLFQIK, encoded by the coding sequence ATGTCTGACCTTCCGCTAGATTTGGTCGAGGAAATTCTTTCCAGGGTTCCAGCAACATCTGTGAAAAGGTTACGATCAACTTGCAAACGATGGAAAGCTATATTCAAAGATGAAAGATTCATTGAGAAGCACTTAAGTAAAGCACCAAAGGAGTCTATGGTTCTCATGTTGAATGGGGATAGGGTTTGTCCAGTGAGCGTCAATCTCAACGTTGCTCCTCCTGCTATGGAGTTTGAAGGCGCACTTGGCCTTAAGGATTCCCAATCTAGTTTAGAAGAAGTTGACATAGTCGACGTTTTTTATTGCGATGGTTTGTTGTTATGCCACACCAAAGATTGTAGACTCGTGGTTTGGAATCCGTGTTTGGGAGAAACCACGTGGATCCTAGGCACAACTGATGACAAGGTGTACTCTAGGTTTACTCTAGGAtatatccaaaacaacaaatcTTGTCGTAGCTACAAAATCTTAAGATGGTGGGGTTATTTTAGTACAAAGCAGTTTGAAATATATGAGTTTAGCTCTgattcatggagggttcttaAAGACGTTGGTTTTGATTGGGCCATAGATATACAATATCATGGTTACGGAAGTGGTGCATCATCGTCTTTGAAAGGAAATACTTATTGGGTTGCTACTGATACAAAAGAACATTATGAATTCgtactttgttttgattttacagcAGAGCGATTTAAACGTCTACGTCTTCCCGTATTTCAGATTCATGGTGAAGTGACTCTATCAGTTGGTAGAGAAGAACAGCTTTCGGCATTAAAACGGAGCTTTGATAGGTCAAAGATAGAGATGTgggtaaccaacaaaaaaattgatatagaATCAGAGTTGTTGTGGAGCAAATCCTATATAGTGGATTTACCTATTTTCAGTTATCCTTTTGACATTTTCACGAGTCTATTAATTGATGCGGAGAAGAAAGTGTCCTTGTGTTGTAATATATGTGTAGTGTGCGGCGGGAAATTAGTAGAAGTATACACTATTGGAGAGGATGGTGAATATTACACAGAAACCCCCATCCAAGGTCGGGTAAGCCATAATTCGAGGCCAGTTATTTTcaattatgttccaagtttattTCAAATCAAGTGA